A stretch of Campylobacter showae DNA encodes these proteins:
- a CDS encoding MBOAT family O-acyltransferase, whose product MNLFSIEFGLCFFIFWPIYYFLNMRPHLQKIVLLAFSYLFLASFGLKFLIINFIFSTAIFLFARASENKDSALPFAAGVIFVLCALAFFKYGGYFTIKFGVMRLETIALPLGISFYSFMSILLLKSVRDGELEAPSYLDTLIFLSFFAAIISGPILRPKPFFESLNSPKVFRASPAIFALLCSALFKKLIVANHLFEIVSPVFAAPTLPASQLLGALFGYSVLLYADFSGYVDFVTALGLMCGFVLPQNFNRPFTARNLKIFWQDWHISLMNFFKECVYFPLGGSRGTAAQTQLNVMLVFAISGIWHGAGLGFLLWGLIHGLGVVFLNLTSEHKWLNSAMLGRYFTFIFVSMVWVFFTMDFEGAVRYIGAIFRNSDGELLAICALFAGVFVFVFLYAALDVYPLLVKFFENINALFSAVFLAIFGIIIYFLMPSGMPNFIYQGF is encoded by the coding sequence ATGAATCTTTTTTCCATAGAATTTGGCTTGTGCTTTTTTATTTTTTGGCCGATTTATTATTTTTTAAACATGCGCCCGCACCTACAAAAAATCGTTTTACTCGCCTTTTCTTACCTGTTTTTGGCCTCGTTCGGGCTTAAGTTTTTAATCATAAATTTTATCTTTAGCACCGCGATTTTTCTTTTTGCCAGGGCGAGCGAGAACAAGGACTCAGCGCTCCCGTTTGCCGCGGGCGTTATTTTCGTGCTTTGCGCTCTTGCGTTTTTTAAATACGGCGGCTATTTCACGATCAAATTTGGCGTCATGAGGCTCGAAACCATCGCGCTTCCGCTTGGCATTTCGTTTTATTCGTTTATGAGCATTTTACTGCTAAAATCCGTGCGAGATGGCGAACTAGAGGCGCCTAGCTATCTTGATACGCTGATTTTTCTTAGCTTTTTTGCCGCGATTATTTCGGGTCCGATTTTACGGCCTAAGCCCTTTTTCGAGTCATTAAACTCTCCCAAAGTTTTTCGCGCTAGCCCCGCCATATTTGCACTTTTATGCTCCGCGCTTTTTAAAAAGCTCATCGTCGCAAACCATCTTTTCGAGATAGTAAGTCCCGTTTTTGCCGCGCCCACCCTACCCGCCTCGCAGCTTTTAGGCGCGCTTTTTGGCTACAGCGTGCTGCTTTACGCCGATTTTAGCGGCTACGTGGACTTCGTGACGGCGCTAGGACTCATGTGCGGCTTTGTTTTGCCGCAAAACTTCAACCGCCCTTTTACGGCGCGAAATTTAAAAATTTTCTGGCAAGATTGGCACATCAGCCTTATGAATTTTTTTAAAGAGTGCGTCTATTTTCCGCTCGGAGGCAGTCGCGGTACGGCGGCACAGACGCAGCTAAACGTGATGCTAGTCTTTGCGATTTCGGGCATCTGGCACGGCGCTGGGCTTGGCTTTTTGCTCTGGGGGCTCATCCACGGCCTTGGCGTAGTGTTCTTAAATTTAACAAGCGAGCACAAATGGCTAAATTCGGCTATGCTGGGGCGATACTTTACGTTTATTTTCGTGAGCATGGTTTGGGTATTTTTCACGATGGATTTTGAGGGGGCGGTGCGCTACATCGGAGCTATTTTTAGAAACTCGGACGGCGAGCTTCTTGCGATTTGTGCGCTATTTGCTGGCGTTTTCGTGTTCGTATTTTTGTACGCCGCACTTGACGTTTATCCGCTTTTGGTTAAATTTTTTGAAAATATAAACGCCCTTTTTTCAGCCGTTTTTTTGGCGATTTTTGGGATAATTATTTACTTTTTGATGCCGTCAGGCATGCCTAACTTTATATATCAAGGATTTTAA
- the selD gene encoding selenide, water dikinase SelD → MIYNDKRLTKFVKAAGUAAKLDPSGLHKTIGDLNLAHPNLLSNIGTNEDASVFKITDDIALVQTLDFITPVADDPFIFGQIAAANSLSDVFAMGGKVLNALNIVGFDSCNLSGEILGEILRGGQDKVAECGGVIVGGHTIETQQMYYGLSVTGVVSPGSFWSNNSAREGDALILTKPLGTGILSTAIKADLLNLTQIEQAVETMRQLNFYAVTALKGISVTAATDVTGFGLLGHLSEMLNDKISFEIYASNVPVIAAAREFADMGIIPEGSYKNREFASKFVRGEADILLYDAQTSGGLLLAVPQSEANLALSRLKEAGYESSAVVGIAKKRGEYGINLR, encoded by the coding sequence ATGATTTACAACGACAAACGTCTAACCAAATTCGTCAAAGCGGCGGGTTGAGCGGCCAAGCTTGACCCGTCGGGTCTACACAAAACTATCGGCGATTTAAATTTAGCTCACCCAAATTTGCTCTCAAACATCGGCACGAACGAAGACGCGAGCGTCTTTAAGATTACGGACGACATCGCGCTCGTTCAGACGCTGGACTTTATCACGCCGGTGGCGGACGATCCGTTTATATTCGGCCAGATCGCAGCCGCAAACAGCCTAAGCGACGTGTTTGCTATGGGCGGCAAGGTGCTAAACGCGCTAAATATCGTCGGTTTTGACAGTTGCAACCTAAGTGGCGAAATTTTGGGCGAAATTCTGCGCGGTGGACAGGACAAAGTCGCCGAGTGCGGCGGCGTGATCGTCGGCGGACACACGATAGAGACGCAGCAGATGTATTACGGACTTAGCGTCACGGGTGTTGTTTCGCCAGGCTCCTTTTGGTCTAATAACTCCGCGCGCGAGGGCGACGCGCTCATACTCACAAAGCCGCTGGGAACGGGCATTTTAAGCACGGCGATCAAGGCCGATCTGCTAAATTTGACTCAAATCGAGCAGGCCGTCGAGACGATGCGGCAGCTAAATTTCTATGCCGTGACCGCGCTAAAAGGCATCAGCGTAACGGCGGCGACCGACGTCACGGGATTTGGCCTTTTGGGGCATTTAAGCGAAATGCTAAACGACAAAATCAGCTTTGAAATTTACGCGAGTAACGTGCCAGTGATAGCTGCGGCACGCGAGTTTGCCGATATGGGCATCATCCCCGAGGGCAGCTATAAAAACCGCGAATTTGCGAGTAAATTCGTCCGTGGCGAGGCCGACATCTTGCTTTACGACGCGCAGACTTCAGGCGGATTACTGCTAGCAGTACCGCAAAGCGAGGCAAATTTGGCTCTGTCTCGTCTAAAAGAGGCTGGATACGAAAGTAGTGCGGTCGTGGGCATAGCTAAAAAGCGCGGCGAATACGGTATAAATTTAAGGTAA
- a CDS encoding TOBE domain-containing protein, with protein sequence MKADVSLELFLDSGVSVLAKHIELLKAVEHTKSITKAAEYVGISYKNAWDSLDALNNRSDEPLIARAEGNKKNSGSELTPYGKKMIALYDAMLESQKIFLEKVCSNINVDTNEILNLQRMSMSLSARNQLSCEITEVKTGAVNSQISAKLSNGEILRANVTVESEKNLNLKVGKKVVFIFKAPSVMLAKEENLKLSAANLLKGRVIEAKIGSVNAEIVLEISNHQTITSIITKESAMQMRIGVGDELVAIIKASQIIVGV encoded by the coding sequence ATGAAAGCAGACGTTAGTTTAGAGCTATTTTTAGATAGCGGGGTATCGGTGTTAGCCAAGCACATAGAGCTTTTAAAGGCCGTAGAGCACACCAAAAGCATAACAAAAGCGGCCGAGTATGTCGGCATCTCGTACAAAAACGCATGGGATAGCCTAGACGCGCTAAATAACCGCTCGGACGAACCGCTAATCGCAAGAGCCGAGGGCAACAAGAAAAACAGCGGCTCGGAGCTCACGCCCTACGGCAAAAAGATGATCGCGCTATACGATGCGATGCTGGAAAGCCAAAAGATATTTTTAGAAAAAGTTTGTTCAAATATAAACGTCGATACGAACGAAATTTTAAATTTACAGCGCATGAGCATGAGTCTAAGCGCCAGAAACCAACTAAGCTGCGAGATAACCGAGGTAAAAACGGGCGCGGTAAATTCGCAAATCAGCGCAAAGCTCTCAAACGGCGAAATTTTACGCGCCAACGTCACGGTCGAGTCTGAAAAAAATCTAAATTTAAAGGTCGGCAAAAAGGTCGTATTTATCTTTAAAGCTCCAAGCGTAATGCTCGCAAAAGAGGAAAATCTAAAACTAAGCGCGGCAAATTTATTAAAAGGACGCGTTATCGAGGCCAAAATCGGCTCGGTAAACGCCGAAATCGTACTAGAAATAAGCAATCATCAGACGATAACCTCTATCATCACCAAAGAAAGCGCGATGCAAATGCGCATAGGCGTGGGCGACGAGCTGGTAGCTATAATCAAAGCAAGTCAAATCATAGTAGGAGTATAA
- the modA gene encoding molybdate ABC transporter substrate-binding protein, translating into MKKTFFSLVFAAIAAFNLNAGKINVFAAANVTYAFDELKAEFAKLNPDTNVTVTLGASGALSTQVKNGAPADVFMAANMKFVQDLYDTKFAVTQPVVYAQGALALFTIRDIDLAKGINAVEGLKAIAIANPETAPYGKASIEALKKAGIYDKVEKDVILAKSIGEALSQALSAADVGFIAASAMYDKKMAEYKEGKNFILIDPALYTPIDQGMVILKHGENNPEAKAFYDFIRSDRAKEIFRKFGYVVP; encoded by the coding sequence ATGAAAAAAACATTTTTTTCGTTAGTCTTCGCGGCCATCGCCGCTTTTAACCTAAACGCAGGCAAGATCAACGTATTTGCCGCAGCAAACGTCACTTACGCGTTTGACGAGCTAAAGGCTGAGTTTGCTAAATTAAATCCCGACACCAATGTAACCGTCACTCTAGGAGCTAGCGGCGCTCTGTCTACTCAGGTCAAAAACGGCGCTCCTGCCGACGTTTTCATGGCGGCGAATATGAAATTCGTCCAGGATCTATACGACACTAAATTTGCCGTAACCCAGCCCGTAGTATATGCTCAGGGCGCGCTTGCGCTATTTACGATCAGAGATATCGATCTAGCTAAGGGCATAAACGCGGTAGAAGGCCTAAAAGCCATCGCGATCGCAAATCCTGAGACCGCTCCGTACGGCAAGGCTAGCATCGAAGCTCTAAAAAAAGCGGGCATCTACGATAAAGTCGAGAAAGACGTCATCCTAGCAAAATCTATCGGCGAGGCTCTAAGCCAAGCTCTAAGCGCTGCTGACGTCGGATTTATCGCGGCTTCTGCTATGTACGATAAAAAAATGGCCGAGTACAAAGAGGGTAAAAACTTTATCCTCATCGATCCTGCGCTCTACACTCCGATCGATCAAGGCATGGTTATCCTAAAACACGGCGAAAACAATCCTGAAGCCAAGGCTTTCTACGACTTCATCAGAAGCGACCGTGCGAAGGAAATCTTTAGAAAATTCGGATACGTCGTCCCGTGA
- a CDS encoding NAD(P)H-dependent oxidoreductase, giving the protein MNYLEILKFRHACKIFDESKKISAGEFDFILEAGRLSPSSTGLEQWDFLVVQNKELREKIKAVSWNQVQITSCSHLVVVLAKVKEIKFGSSYVDKMIARRADKEPEMIAARQKFYHDFLLSNFKNDDELTFQWSHEQCMIAATNMMNAAASLGIDSCPIEGFDRHALNEILELDESEQRVAIVVPFGYRLNPQPEKYRREISDVVKWVY; this is encoded by the coding sequence ATGAACTATCTTGAAATTTTAAAATTTCGTCACGCTTGCAAAATTTTTGACGAGAGCAAAAAGATAAGTGCGGGTGAATTTGACTTTATCCTAGAGGCTGGCAGACTAAGCCCAAGCTCGACTGGCCTTGAGCAGTGGGACTTTTTAGTCGTGCAAAACAAGGAGCTTAGAGAAAAAATCAAAGCCGTTTCGTGGAACCAAGTGCAGATCACATCTTGCTCGCATTTGGTGGTCGTTTTAGCAAAGGTCAAAGAGATAAAATTTGGCAGCAGCTATGTTGATAAAATGATCGCTAGACGCGCAGATAAAGAGCCTGAGATGATCGCTGCAAGGCAGAAATTTTATCACGACTTTTTGCTATCAAATTTCAAAAACGACGATGAGCTAACATTTCAGTGGTCGCACGAGCAGTGCATGATAGCTGCGACAAATATGATGAACGCAGCCGCGAGCCTTGGGATTGACAGCTGCCCGATCGAAGGCTTTGACAGGCATGCTTTAAATGAAATTTTAGAGCTCGATGAGAGCGAGCAAAGAGTGGCTATAGTAGTGCCATTTGGCTACCGCTTAAACCCACAGCCTGAAAAATACCGCCGCGAAATAAGCGACGTCGTGAAGTGGGTTTATTAA
- a CDS encoding ABC transporter ATP-binding protein yields the protein MIELNCIKSLNGANGKFDLDINLNVKKGEFVALYGKSGSGKTTLLRLIAGFETPDSGTIKAGGRTLFDGKNFTPPQNRNIGFLFQDYALFPNMNVMKNLLFANDDVNLARKLLGLVEMSSLENAAISQLSGGQKQRAALARALMRKPEILLLDEPLSALDNAMREKLQDYLAKVHAEFSMTTILVSHDVAEIYKLASKVFVLEGGKIAQEGSPGEIFLRHSGSQKFSLPAKILEISKRDAIYVAVVSVGQQLCEVALSAAEAANLKAGDEAVISAKAFGLNLRKNGGENDEFYGTKLGKFDERNDQIYAQSEPK from the coding sequence ATGATAGAACTAAACTGCATAAAAAGCCTAAACGGCGCAAACGGGAAATTTGATCTAGACATAAATTTGAACGTAAAAAAGGGCGAATTCGTCGCTCTATACGGCAAAAGCGGCAGCGGCAAAACGACGCTTTTGCGACTGATCGCAGGCTTTGAAACGCCTGATAGCGGAACGATAAAAGCAGGCGGACGGACGCTATTTGACGGTAAAAACTTCACTCCGCCCCAAAACCGAAATATCGGGTTTTTATTTCAAGACTACGCGCTTTTTCCAAATATGAACGTGATGAAAAACCTGCTTTTTGCAAACGACGACGTAAATTTAGCCCGCAAGCTGCTGGGTCTTGTCGAGATGAGCTCGCTAGAAAACGCCGCCATCTCGCAGCTCTCGGGCGGTCAAAAGCAGCGCGCCGCCCTGGCCCGCGCCCTAATGCGAAAGCCTGAAATTTTACTACTCGACGAGCCGCTCTCGGCCCTTGATAACGCCATGCGAGAAAAGCTGCAAGACTACCTAGCTAAGGTGCACGCCGAGTTTAGTATGACGACGATTTTGGTTAGTCACGACGTCGCGGAGATCTACAAACTCGCGTCAAAAGTTTTCGTGCTAGAGGGCGGTAAAATCGCGCAAGAAGGCAGCCCGGGCGAGATATTTTTGCGCCACAGCGGCTCGCAGAAATTTAGCCTGCCGGCAAAAATTTTAGAGATCTCAAAGCGCGACGCCATCTACGTAGCCGTAGTCTCCGTCGGTCAGCAGCTTTGCGAAGTGGCTCTAAGCGCCGCGGAAGCGGCAAATTTAAAAGCCGGCGACGAAGCGGTGATAAGCGCCAAGGCGTTTGGGCTAAATTTGCGAAAAAACGGTGGCGAAAACGACGAATTTTACGGTACGAAATTAGGCAAATTTGACGAGCGAAACGATCAAATTTACGCGCAAAGCGAGCCAAAATGA
- a CDS encoding VacJ family lipoprotein gives MKNNLNKLRNTGHFEIYKFKSYIEIKSQVTAFADLKFGDLMRKFLLSFLLFFSCVFAEQTQEKSEFDDEFTQPSEIFDPLSGYNRMMTGFNDFMYVNAIHPAIKGYNYVVPEAARTAVGNFFDNLLYPVRFVNNLLQFKFSEAGEETLRFLANTIIGFGGLTDGAKYYNLQRHDEDFGQTLGYWGVGSGFHVVLPFIGPSNLRDIAGLVGDYYLDPISYVKPALDSFAIKTFRQGNLLSLHPDAYDNLKKDAIDLYPFLRDAYEQRRNHLIKE, from the coding sequence ATGAAAAATAACTTAAATAAACTTCGTAATACCGGGCATTTTGAAATTTATAAATTTAAAAGCTACATTGAGATAAAATCTCAGGTTACTGCCTTTGCAGACTTGAAATTCGGAGATTTGATGAGAAAATTTTTACTCTCTTTTTTGCTTTTTTTTAGTTGCGTTTTTGCCGAACAAACGCAGGAAAAGAGCGAATTTGACGACGAATTTACCCAGCCTAGCGAGATTTTCGATCCGCTTAGCGGTTATAATAGAATGATGACGGGATTTAATGATTTTATGTACGTAAACGCCATCCATCCCGCGATAAAAGGCTACAACTACGTAGTGCCAGAGGCTGCCAGAACTGCGGTGGGGAACTTTTTTGACAACCTTTTATATCCCGTTCGCTTCGTAAACAACCTCTTGCAGTTTAAATTTAGCGAGGCGGGCGAAGAGACGCTGAGATTTTTAGCAAACACGATTATCGGCTTTGGCGGGCTAACCGACGGAGCGAAATACTACAATCTGCAGCGCCATGACGAGGATTTTGGACAGACGCTTGGATACTGGGGCGTGGGTAGCGGATTTCACGTGGTTTTACCGTTTATCGGCCCGTCAAATTTACGCGATATCGCGGGCCTGGTCGGCGATTATTACCTCGATCCAATCAGTTACGTAAAGCCGGCGCTAGACTCCTTTGCGATAAAAACTTTCCGCCAGGGTAACCTTTTGTCTTTACATCCAGACGCTTACGACAATCTTAAAAAAGACGCGATCGACCTGTATCCGTTTCTACGCGACGCCTACGAACAGCGCCGCAACCACTTAATAAAGGAATAA
- a CDS encoding TOBE domain-containing protein, which produces MIKAKISAIEQNDGVSVFEFSAENLSLKMLSLENLQNLRIGDEVRLGFKSSDVFVATSPLLNCSVSNEIKAEISNIQKGKITSSLHLNAGEFEFESIISTASLKRLNLALGDQIYAYVKATSLYIA; this is translated from the coding sequence GTGATAAAGGCTAAAATTTCGGCGATAGAGCAAAACGACGGCGTTAGCGTTTTTGAGTTTAGCGCCGAAAATTTGAGCCTAAAAATGCTATCCTTGGAAAATCTGCAAAATTTAAGAATCGGCGACGAAGTTCGGCTAGGCTTTAAAAGCTCGGACGTATTCGTCGCTACTTCCCCGCTTTTAAACTGCTCGGTCTCAAACGAGATAAAAGCCGAGATTTCAAACATCCAAAAAGGCAAGATCACAAGCTCGCTGCATCTAAACGCGGGCGAATTTGAGTTTGAAAGCATCATCTCTACGGCATCGCTAAAGCGGCTAAATTTAGCGCTCGGCGATCAAATTTACGCCTACGTCAAGGCAACATCCCTCTACATCGCATGA
- a CDS encoding disulfide bond formation protein B, translating into MSFFNEKNFDFVMATAVLLVLAIPVGIANIYLGYFIGEGPCTLCWWERIGMVVVGVAGILILRYGLKARYIAAVLFGAAYGIFMTLRQASFSLYRDVGMGFGGDIFGAHTYTWGILVYWVVVVAMGLMMLFAKDKVVSGDIARSDTRIKPLNAYSKFVIALSLFVILSNAVQALISAGIPPYSGKGDPERISLNNTWTSGVWKRFEQPFSFVGANVVEDPFIAGEPKDISVKFNSDPSAGAFTDVKPALSVKNSFPLPFETKGIFGKGVTSGLAYNAKNDTFGISNTEGGVYFTDANFKEIAHAIIDKPNGRNIKKAVASTFVGDMLVTTGFNKTTFAVKPAQNVDAYHEWRYFRESTGGLESAWKFDRPAILTIRAKKQYVLTLAKDPQSTYMYMITVPNERSKNLILIKVDSKDKMLSGETIVTSGLALKEKRDLKDYYVTAGDIVGGKFLAYSKNYNTLLVIDLADAKVVDAYAMPQIGDISGMAIKGGSIYALAHKDSKVNVVELNNPLAQ; encoded by the coding sequence ATGAGCTTTTTTAACGAGAAAAATTTCGACTTCGTCATGGCCACCGCGGTCTTGCTCGTGCTTGCTATCCCAGTCGGTATCGCGAACATTTATCTTGGCTACTTCATCGGCGAGGGGCCTTGCACGCTTTGCTGGTGGGAGCGTATCGGCATGGTCGTGGTCGGCGTCGCTGGCATCTTGATACTGCGCTACGGGCTAAAGGCGCGCTACATAGCCGCCGTTCTTTTTGGCGCTGCATACGGCATTTTTATGACGCTTAGGCAGGCTAGCTTTAGCTTGTATAGAGACGTGGGTATGGGCTTTGGCGGCGATATATTCGGCGCACACACCTATACATGGGGCATTTTGGTGTACTGGGTCGTGGTCGTAGCGATGGGGCTTATGATGCTCTTTGCCAAAGACAAGGTCGTCTCGGGCGATATCGCGCGCTCGGACACTAGGATCAAGCCTCTTAACGCATATTCAAAATTCGTGATCGCTTTGAGCCTATTTGTCATCCTATCAAACGCCGTTCAGGCGCTCATCTCGGCAGGCATCCCTCCGTATAGCGGCAAGGGCGATCCTGAGCGTATCAGCCTAAATAACACTTGGACCTCAGGCGTTTGGAAAAGGTTTGAACAGCCGTTTTCATTTGTCGGTGCAAACGTCGTCGAGGATCCGTTTATAGCGGGCGAGCCTAAAGACATAAGCGTCAAATTTAACTCCGATCCAAGCGCCGGCGCGTTTACGGACGTGAAGCCCGCGCTTAGCGTGAAAAACAGCTTCCCGCTTCCTTTTGAAACAAAAGGGATTTTTGGCAAAGGCGTAACGAGCGGTCTAGCGTATAACGCTAAAAACGATACTTTCGGCATCTCAAACACCGAAGGCGGAGTTTATTTTACGGATGCGAATTTTAAAGAGATAGCTCACGCCATCATCGACAAGCCAAACGGCCGAAATATCAAAAAAGCCGTCGCATCGACCTTTGTCGGCGATATGCTGGTAACTACGGGCTTTAACAAAACCACCTTCGCCGTTAAACCTGCCCAAAATGTGGACGCGTATCACGAGTGGAGATATTTTAGAGAGAGTACCGGCGGGCTCGAGTCTGCATGGAAGTTCGACCGCCCAGCGATTTTAACCATAAGGGCAAAAAAACAATACGTCCTAACGCTCGCAAAAGACCCGCAAAGCACCTACATGTACATGATCACGGTGCCAAACGAGCGCTCTAAGAACTTGATCCTCATCAAAGTCGATAGCAAAGACAAGATGCTAAGCGGCGAAACTATCGTGACATCGGGCCTCGCGCTAAAAGAAAAACGCGATCTAAAGGACTACTACGTCACGGCTGGCGACATCGTGGGCGGTAAATTTTTGGCCTACTCTAAAAACTACAACACCTTGCTCGTGATCGACCTTGCGGACGCGAAGGTGGTTGACGCATACGCTATGCCGCAAATTGGCGACATCTCAGGAATGGCGATAAAGGGCGGCAGCATCTACGCTCTAGCGCATAAGGACAGCAAAGTAAACGTCGTAGAGCTAAATAACCCTTTGGCTCAGTAA
- a CDS encoding redoxin family protein, producing the protein MKDINANPVKFNELTGGKNCIVFTYPKMGESGKFLPENLKDLKGLTGCTLQCKAYQENLAKLESAGFTLIAVGSQSVEKMNEFKQSVGANFIFLSDENFELESPLNLQTFTTNDGKKFYHRQTLIMKNGEVVKRFNDVAEPANDAANVLAAIERL; encoded by the coding sequence ATGAAAGATATAAACGCAAATCCGGTAAAATTTAACGAGCTAACAGGTGGCAAAAACTGCATCGTTTTTACCTATCCCAAAATGGGCGAGAGCGGGAAGTTTTTGCCTGAAAATTTAAAGGATTTAAAGGGGCTAACCGGTTGCACGCTTCAGTGCAAAGCCTATCAAGAAAACCTCGCAAAGCTAGAATCTGCTGGCTTTACGCTAATTGCCGTCGGCTCTCAAAGCGTAGAAAAGATGAACGAGTTTAAACAAAGCGTAGGCGCAAATTTTATATTTTTAAGCGACGAAAACTTCGAGCTAGAATCCCCGCTAAATTTGCAAACCTTTACGACAAACGACGGCAAGAAATTTTACCACCGCCAAACGCTGATTATGAAAAACGGCGAAGTCGTAAAAAGATTTAACGACGTGGCAGAGCCAGCAAATGACGCGGCAAACGTGCTGGCTGCGATAGAGAGGCTTTAA
- the modB gene encoding molybdate ABC transporter permease subunit, whose product MSIDFTPFYLSLKLAFISTAILFFLVLPVAFWLSRASFKFKPVLEAVISLPLVLPPSVLGFYLLVFLSPYNFLGKFFEETFDIRLVFNFSGLIIASCIYSLPFMFQPLQAGFASLPKSLFEASYSLGKGKWETLFRVALPNIKPSLLTALIVSFAHTLGEFGVVLMIGGSAPDKTKVASIAIYEAVELMDYTKAHVYSAIMLFISFAVLFLVYFFNNSHAKRTQ is encoded by the coding sequence ATGAGTATTGATTTTACGCCCTTTTACCTCTCGCTAAAGCTTGCTTTTATCTCGACTGCAATCCTATTTTTTCTCGTGTTGCCCGTCGCATTTTGGCTTAGCCGCGCGAGTTTTAAATTTAAACCCGTACTCGAGGCCGTGATCTCGCTGCCTCTGGTGCTGCCGCCTTCGGTGCTTGGATTTTACCTGCTGGTTTTTCTCTCGCCCTATAATTTTTTGGGTAAATTTTTTGAGGAAACCTTTGATATCCGCTTGGTTTTTAACTTCTCAGGCCTCATCATCGCTAGCTGTATTTACTCTCTGCCGTTTATGTTTCAGCCGCTTCAGGCGGGCTTCGCAAGTCTGCCAAAGAGCCTTTTTGAGGCGAGCTACTCGCTAGGCAAGGGCAAATGGGAGACGCTTTTTAGAGTCGCTCTGCCAAATATCAAACCATCGCTTCTAACCGCTCTCATAGTGAGTTTCGCGCACACTTTGGGCGAATTTGGCGTCGTGCTGATGATAGGCGGCAGCGCCCCGGACAAGACCAAGGTCGCCAGCATCGCCATCTACGAGGCTGTCGAGCTCATGGACTATACAAAGGCGCACGTTTATTCGGCGATTATGCTGTTTATAAGCTTTGCGGTGCTATTTTTAGTTTATTTTTTCAACAATTCACACGCAAAGAGGACGCAATGA
- a CDS encoding DUF459 domain-containing protein — MRAFFGVFLAFFTLIALFLRPLSNYYEAKYQKDFFITDERAMALSDKFISAAEDGLQSAKSAIDKLTGIFSGDKKQVATSAKTEQNLTATKTEPVILNAQNTQNLTPSIGTVKEANLTAQTAQISPAKTVSNLDKNGSLASNLTPSAPNKTNKSATFDIELNENLGIILIGDSIMQGFGWGFENALKTSKISIKNMAKASTGLTNKKFYDWSEELKAALASLENRPQNLLIFALFGANDAYSYTFDEQALDFGTDAWREAYEGRIAEIYEIAGQHGAQVVWLGVPCMKSEKFDKKMKALNLIYKDSAQKYGARYIDISGAICDNGKYLKEGADKKPLRKDDGMHISMNGAKKIAVYVVDKLLNGQSDNF; from the coding sequence ATGAGAGCGTTTTTTGGGGTATTTCTCGCGTTTTTTACGCTGATTGCGCTATTTTTGCGACCGCTGTCAAACTACTACGAAGCCAAATATCAAAAGGATTTTTTCATCACGGACGAGCGCGCGATGGCGCTGAGCGATAAATTTATAAGCGCGGCCGAGGATGGCTTGCAGAGCGCAAAATCGGCCATCGATAAACTTACGGGTATTTTTTCAGGCGATAAAAAACAGGTCGCAACTAGCGCTAAAACGGAGCAAAATCTAACTGCCACCAAAACCGAGCCGGTAATTTTAAACGCTCAAAATACGCAAAATTTAACGCCTAGTATCGGCACGGTAAAAGAGGCAAATTTGACGGCGCAAACCGCTCAAATTTCTCCCGCTAAAACCGTTTCAAATTTAGATAAAAACGGCTCACTAGCCTCAAATTTAACGCCGAGCGCTCCAAACAAAACAAATAAATCCGCGACTTTTGATATCGAGCTAAATGAAAATTTAGGCATCATTTTGATAGGCGACTCCATAATGCAAGGCTTTGGCTGGGGCTTTGAAAACGCGCTAAAAACGAGCAAAATCTCAATCAAAAATATGGCAAAAGCAAGCACGGGGCTAACAAATAAGAAATTTTACGACTGGAGCGAGGAGCTAAAAGCGGCGCTAGCAAGCTTAGAAAATCGCCCGCAAAATCTGCTAATATTCGCGCTTTTTGGCGCAAACGACGCTTATAGCTACACATTTGACGAGCAGGCGCTGGACTTTGGCACCGACGCATGGCGCGAGGCGTATGAAGGCAGGATCGCCGAGATCTACGAGATCGCAGGGCAGCACGGCGCGCAGGTCGTGTGGCTGGGGGTGCCGTGCATGAAGAGCGAGAAATTCGACAAAAAAATGAAGGCGCTAAACCTGATCTACAAGGACTCGGCGCAAAAATACGGTGCGCGCTACATCGATATCAGCGGTGCGATCTGCGATAACGGCAAGTATCTAAAAGAAGGCGCGGACAAAAAACCGCTACGCAAGGACGATGGCATGCATATCAGCATGAACGGCGCTAAAAAGATTGCCGTCTACGTCGTGGACAAGCTGCTAAACGGGCAGAGCGATAATTTTTAG